The genomic window TACCCTTGATTTTTCAATACATCGCATTGTCTGACGTTGAATTTATATCAGCACAAGTGCTGGTCTGATACAGTTTATCTCTCCTCGAAATTTTCACAAGGGTACCAAatattttcataagaaaattgaaACCGGACCTCATGCCTTtaagttttgttttgatttgtGTCTCAACGGCAAGTGGGGTATTTTCCTATTGCGGCTTATTTTTCGGTTTCGCGCTGTCAAGGAATTTGATTGACCCATCCTAGCATTTTTTATAAACCTCCTATCACACAATATATTTAAGCTGAGCTTTTAAGTAAGCTCTGATATAGGGCCATTAAAAACCAATTACATAAAATGGTAGAAGGGTTCGTTGTAGTGGTGGATGCACTCGGACAGTGTTCTTAacgaaaatacaacaacaaagtaaaaCTATTCCAATCATATTAATCTTATTAACATCAAGTTCTCTTTCATTTACAGAAACTATTTCGTAATCCATCAATTATATACATGGTACTCACCGAAATGCAAGCGGCCATTGTTTTGACTGGCATAGTAGTTCTATATCACGCTGTCGAATGGCATTTTGTTTTATCGCTTAGCTTTGTCACACTTACAAATCaatttacatttttcaaaattatgcGAGATTATTTGGTAACAAAACGCATCTACACAGCAGAAGCTTCTATAGCAGAGCAAACTAAGACGCTTTCTACAAGTAATAACTAAGCAAAAGAGAGAACATTTAgagttatattttgttttatatttgatttttgtatttatGAATTGTACATCGTTTTGTTCTTACATTTAACGTGTTTTTGCACTTCACCGAAACTACTTTAATTGCAAACTACATATTCATTTTATGTAATAAAAAGCTATACAAGATATACCTATGAATTGTTACATGAGAATTGAAAAGCAACCTGTGAAAATAATTCAAATACATTAGGCTTAATAAATTTAAAGGTAATTCGCAATCTTAACCGAATATATTTTCATATGCTCTTTTTAATATCGTGCTTTTACTTGTTTGTAGGTCAAATTTTCGTCGATGATTCACATATTCCTCATGGTTATTGCTTTCTAAAGGTCCCCAATGTTCAGAGGGAGCGGCTGCCGATTTGAATTTCTGAatttaaggaaataaaaataaaaaaaatttcgctgcaggagaacatacataaaaataaacGCTTACATTTACTAAACCAGTGCCTTTCGATTCCTTGAAAATACTATATAAAGCCCAACCAGGTATTTGTAACAGCCCGATAGCGGATAAGCACCAGCCGAAAACTACATAATTTGAaggtaaagttttttttgttttctatttgtCATCTGACCATGCAATTATCAACTTACCATGCGCTATGTGGGgatattcaacatttttataggTCAATGGTTTCAGGTCAATTAGTGTGTAAATTAGAACAGAAAGCATTAACGTAGGCGTAATCACACCCCAACATAAACGCCAGTAAATACCAGTTTTTAAACCAACCATAAATTCGATATCCGCACAAAAACGTTTTACACCTAAATTGTATACAAGAAAAGTTAGCACTATTACTTGTCAAAATAGCACACAACAACATACCATACACCCAACCAACGGCTAGCAGTTCACCAATTGCTAAAATTAGCGCTGTGAATGATACACCATAAAAATCTACCAGATTCAAAACAAATTGTCCACCAGGCGTCATATAAATGATGCTTACAGCAAATCCCAGTATGGCTAAGCTTAACGCTAATGCCCAGTTTGGTGCGCGTACCCAACGATCACGTATCACACGTACAATGCAGGAGCCCATGCCGACCGTACTTCCGATACCTAATACCAACAACATCAAAAAGAAAAGAACCGCGAAAGCCTTTTAGGTAGTTTTGTTTTAGGGCGCCATTGGGGCGCATGAGCACATCGATACGTACCTGTGGTATAAATTCAAATTTGGCTATTGCATCAGGATAGGAAATGAAAGCCAAACCAGAGCCACCTTTTACTACGTTAGCCACATCGGGTGCGCCAGTTTTAAAAGCCAAGTTACCCAATATACCAAATGTAATGCAACCAGCAATTAGTGAAGAACAAGAATCCATTGTAGTAATAATGACAATGTCTCTGTGTGAGAAGAATTAGTTAGGAGCTGTGACGCAATGAAAATGGCGAAGACTTACTTATAAACATTGCGTGAAAAATTGTTGTATGAGGCATATGTTATCAAAGTGCCAAAACAAATGGCTAAGGAAAAAAAAACCTGAGTGACGGCAGCATACCAAACCTGAGCAAAGAGCGATAATTAAAAGTCGAAGTCGTAAGCAAAAAAATAGCCCGCGGTCTCTCGAAGTTAGTGTTCAAAATTAGTGGTGggatttcgaagttcgaaattcaaCTTTTCGTGAAAACCAAAGAAGTAAAAATATGGGCGTGATTTGTTTGTTGGCCTAGAAGGTCTGATGTGGTcatttaatcgttcccgagatggtcgggctagtatattaatggtgctttgttaccggaacgtatcggatctatatccggcaaaggatcttcaacatcgataacactccccaaaaccttcggggagtgtttttatcgttaatacaaaaacaacaactaggGAATTCAAATCGTTTACCACCTTCCAGAGGACCATCATCTTTCATACGCATAACACAGCCTAGTCCCTGTATTTt from Eurosta solidaginis isolate ZX-2024a chromosome 3, ASM4086904v1, whole genome shotgun sequence includes these protein-coding regions:
- the List gene encoding sodium-dependent nutrient amino acid transporter 1 isoform X1; protein product: MSTAEELRHLQPRDGSVNQVEIKAEEPSSVANKPKEQWGNEIEFLFSCISLSVGLGNIWRFPYIAFQNGGGAFVIPYLIVLLIIGRPVYYLEIILGQFSGRGCIKAFNMAPIMKGVAAGQVLATGASITYYSSIMALTLRFLIASFSKVLPWSYCREEWGDICLSETALTNGTQNESLAHVQQTKMSAAELYFQKEILHEKEDIFDGLGMPNWELVGCLAVAWFIIGGVLIRGVKSSGKAAYFLGVFPYVVLLVLLLRAVTLPGAMDGIIYFFKPQWSELLNPLVWYAAVTQVFFSLAICFGTLITYASYNNFSRNVYKDIVIITTMDSCSSLIAGCITFGILGNLAFKTGAPDVANVVKGGSGLAFISYPDAIAKFEFIPQAFAVLFFLMLLVLGIGSTVGMGSCIVRVIRDRWVRAPNWALALSLAILGFAVSIIYMTPGGQFVLNLVDFYGVSFTALILAIGELLAVGWVYGVKRFCADIEFMVGLKTGIYWRLCWGVITPTLMLSVLIYTLIDLKPLTYKNVEYPHIAHVFGWCLSAIGLLQIPGWALYSIFKESKGTGLVNKFKSAAAPSEHWGPLESNNHEEYVNHRRKFDLQTSKSTILKRAYENIFG